A region from the Cygnus olor isolate bCygOlo1 chromosome 24, bCygOlo1.pri.v2, whole genome shotgun sequence genome encodes:
- the MYBPH gene encoding myosin-binding protein H, with amino-acid sequence MTGKTAPPAADLAPAAPKEEPAPAPKEEPAPTPKEEPAPAAEEAPAPEHPPAAEQPPAPTDEPAPVPTAEATPAPKEGSPAPPAEHPAPEPEKPKAEPPSSPLSLTVEEVSENSVTLTWKAPEKTGRSGLDGYLVEICKDGSTDWAAVNKEPFLSTRYTIQDLSSGDKLHVRVKAVSASGTSVPATLEQPVLVREITQLPRIRMPRHLRQTYVRHVGDAVNLMIPFQGKPQPQVVWTKNEQPLDTSRVNIRNTEKDTIFFIREAQRSDSGKYQLAVKINGAEDKATLDIRVIEPPGPPQNMKLVDIWGFNVALEWSPPADNGNSEIKGYTVQKSDKKSGKWFTALERCTRTSCTISDLIMGNTYSFRVFAENACGLSEKAAVASGVAHIKKTKTVYQPEKIPERDMMEPPKFTQPLTDRATTRGYNTHLFCSVRGFPQPKIIWMKNQMEIREDPKYIALIDQGVCSLEIRKPGPFDGGIYTCKAVNPLGEASVDCKLDVKIPK; translated from the exons ATGACTGGCAAAACCGCACCTCCAGCTGCAGACCTGGCTCCCGCAGCCCCAAAGGAAGAACCAGCACCAGCCCCAAAGGAAGAGCCAGCACCAACCCCAAAAGAAGaaccagcaccagctgctgaaGAGGCCCCGGCCCCCGAGCATCCCCCTGCTGcggagcagcccccggcccccacaGATGAGCCGGCTCCCGTCCCCACGGCAGAAGCGACTCCAGCCCCCAAAGAAGgttccccagcccccccagctgAGCACCCTGCCCCTGAGCCTGAGAAACCCAAAGCAG AGCCGCCCAGCTCCCCCTTGTCCCTGACTGTGGAAGAAGTCAGCGAAAACTCGGTTACGCTGACCTGGAAAGCCCCTGAGAAGACAGGTCGGTCAGGCCTGGATGGATACCTGGTGGAGATCTGCAAAGATGGAA GCACAGACTGGGCAGCGGTGAACAAGGAGCCCTTTCTTTCCACCCGGTACACGATCCAGGACCTCAGCTCCGGTGACAAGCTCCACGTGCGGGTGAAGGCTGTCAGCGCCAGCGGCACCAGTGTCCCGGCTACCTTGGAGCAGCCGGTGCTCGTCAGAGAGATCACCC agctcccGAGGATCCGCATGCCTCGTCACCTGCGGCAGACTTACGTCAGGCATGTTGGGGATGCCGTGAACCTGATGATCCCTTTCCAG GGAAAGCCACAGCCCCAGGTGGTCTGGACCAAGAACGAGCAGCCCCTGGACACCAGCCGTGTCAACATCCGCAACACAGAAAAGGACACAATCTTCTTCATCCGCGAGGCGCAGCGCAGCGACTCGGGCAAGTACCAGCTGGCTGTGAAGATAAACGGAGCAGAGGACAAGGCCACCCTGGACATCCGAGTGATTG AGCCGCCAGGTCCCCCCCAGAACATGAAGCTGGTAGATATTTGGGGCTTTAACGTGGCCCTGGAGTGGTCCCCCCCAGCGGACAATGGGAACTCCGAGATCAAGGGCTACACCGTGCAGAAGTCAGACAAGAAAAGCGGG aaATGGTTCACAGCACTGGAGCGCTGCACCCGCACCAGCTGCACCATATCCGACCTCATCATGGGCAACACCTACTCCTTCCGCGTGTTCGCGGAGAATGCCTGCGGGCTGAGCGAGAAAGCAGCCGTCGCCTCCGGGGTGGCCCACATCAAGAAGACAA AAACTGTTTACCAGCCAGAGAAGATCCCCGAACGGGACATGATGGAGCCTCCAAAGTTCACCCAGCCCCTGACAGACCGAGCCACCACCCGGGGCTACAACACGCACCTCTTCTGCTCTGTCCGGGGCTTCCCCCAG CCCAAAATCATCTGGATGAAAAATCAGATGGAGATACGGGAAGACCCAAAATACATAGCGTTGATTGATCAGGGTGTCTGCTCCCTGGAAATCCGCAAGCCCGGCCCTTTTGATGGGGGCATCTACACCTGCAAAGCTGTGAACCCCTTGGGAGAAGCTTCGGTAGACTGCAAACTTGACGTGAAAA TACCCAAGTGA